In Methanooceanicella nereidis, the sequence GATGCTATAGCCAGAGGAGTGCGCAGGGCTACTGCCGAGATACCGCTCAGAAAGAACGTCGTCCATCCGTTGACCCGTGTGAATACGGGGGATAATACGGGCAGGCTTATGCCGATAATATCATATTCTTATTCAAACAACGATCATATCGAAATGACCGTTATGCCCAAGGGCGCCGGTTCCGAGAACATGAGCGCGATGGCGATGCTTAACCCTTCGCAGGGTATGCAGGGCATTAAAAAGTTCGTGCTGGAAACCGTAGTAAAAGCCGAAGGCAAGCCCTGTCCGCCCACAATCATCGGCATAGGGATAGGTGGCAGTTCCGACATGTGCATGGCGCTGGCAAAAAAAGCCCTTATCAGGCCGGCAGGATCGCATAATGCCGATCCGGACATCGCGATGCTGGAAGATGAGTTGCTGGAGATGATCAACTCAACAGGGATCGGTCCCATGGGGCTGGGCGGGGACACGACATCCCTTGCGGTACATATAGAATATGCATACTGCCATACGGCAAGCCTGCCGGTGGGGAT encodes:
- a CDS encoding fumarate hydratase: MLNDKIIEDTVVSLLRIAVTRLPHDVVSRLEEARTSEKNDTARRELGLMLENIGEAGKCSLPMCQDTGIPVFFVKMGSFNAPGLEDAIARGVRRATAEIPLRKNVVHPLTRVNTGDNTGRLMPIISYSYSNNDHIEMTVMPKGAGSENMSAMAMLNPSQGMQGIKKFVLETVVKAEGKPCPPTIIGIGIGGSSDMCMALAKKALIRPAGSHNADPDIAMLEDELLEMINSTGIGPMGLGGDTTSLAVHIEYAYCHTASLPVGINIQCYAARRASAKLFEDGKVDFGCD